From Pseudomonadota bacterium:
GCTCGGTCCCGGGGCGAGGGACTCGGGCACGGCATAGACGGGATCGGCTAGGCAGCAAGGGCCGTGGGATCGGCTAGACGGCAAGGGCCGCGGGATCGAGGTAGTCGACCAGCTCTCCTCGCGGGGTACGCAGCGTGGTGCGGCCGGGCGCGCGGGCAACGATGTATTCGGGCCCGACCGGTACCTTGCCTCGACCTCCAGGCGTGTCGACGATGAGCTTTGGAAGCGCGATGCCGCTCAGGCGGCCTTGCAGCTCGGACATGATCTCGATGCCGCGCGCAAGCGGAGTGCGCAGGTGACCGCTGCCGCGCACCGGGTCCATCTGCAGCAGGTAGTAGGGCCGAACCCGTGATCGCACCAGGCCGCGGAACAGCGCCGCCAGGGTGGGGGCATCGTCGTTGACGCCGCGCAGCAGCACGGTCTGGTTCATCACCGGCAGGCCATGATCGCAAAGCATGGCGCACGCCTCGCGCGCCTCGGCAGTCAGTTCGCGGGGATGGTTGAAGTGCGTCATGATCCAGGTTGCAGGGTGCCTGCGCAGGCTCTGGCATAGTCGGGGGGTCACGCGCTGAGGCAGCGTGACCGGCGTGCGGGTGGCCATGCGCACGAACAGTACCGAGTCTATGGCTGCCAGCTGGTCCAGCAGCTCGGCCAACCGGCTGCTCGACATCACCAGGGGATCGCCTCCCGATACGATCACGTCCTGGATTTCGGGGTGAGCCCGCAGGTACGCGAAGGCCGGCGCCAGCTTGGCGAGCGAACGCGTGCCTCCACCGCCTCCCACCATGCGCGAACGGGTGCAAAAGCGGCAGTACACGGCGCATCGATCGGTGGCCAACAGCAGCGCCCGATCGGGGTAGCGCTGGATCAGGTTGGGTGCGACCTCGTGGGCCCGCTCGCCCAACGGGTCCTCCAGATCGCCTGCCATCGCGTTGGCCTCGTCGATCCTCGGCACGCATTGCAGCCGGATCGGGCAGCCAGG
This genomic window contains:
- a CDS encoding KamA family radical SAM protein encodes the protein MASAHGPKELHSQKADGWSDWRWQLRHAVCSVEQLESRLDLSQPERLGAQRALAGGFPLAVTPYYLALCDRTDPGCPIRLQCVPRIDEANAMAGDLEDPLGERAHEVAPNLIQRYPDRALLLATDRCAVYCRFCTRSRMVGGGGGTRSLAKLAPAFAYLRAHPEIQDVIVSGGDPLVMSSSRLAELLDQLAAIDSVLFVRMATRTPVTLPQRVTPRLCQSLRRHPATWIMTHFNHPRELTAEAREACAMLCDHGLPVMNQTVLLRGVNDDAPTLAALFRGLVRSRVRPYYLLQMDPVRGSGHLRTPLARGIEIMSELQGRLSGIALPKLIVDTPGGRGKVPVGPEYIVARAPGRTTLRTPRGELVDYLDPAALAV